The DNA segment ACCAACATGGCCACACCGCCAGGGCCGTACCCTTCGTACAGAATCTCCATGATATCACCACCGGCCAATTCGCCAGTGCCCTTCTTGATGGCATTGTCGATCTTGTCCTTGGGCAGGTTAACCGCTTTTGCCTTCTGAATGGCAAGACGGAGACCAGAGTTATCTTCCGGGTTACCGCCGCCAGCCTTGGCCGCGAGGATAATGTCCTTGGCCGCCTTGGTGAAAAATTTGGCTTTTTTAGCGTCCTGGCGCCCTTTGCGATGCTGGATATTAGCCCATTTACTATGCCCTGCCATACTTCCTCCTGAGTAGTATAAAAAAATATCCTGTTTTATTCTGAGCCGTCGACTTTATCCGTCCGCGCCCTTAAAGCCAAGGGCGACGATAAATATCTCCTTGCTTTCAGAACGCGAACTGTACGGTTTAAAATTCTTTATCTTGCCAAAATAGGGACGCAAAGCATCCCGAAAATCCTTGGTGTCGCCACTCTCAAAAATCTTGACCGTAAAATGACCGCCCGTTTTGAGATACTTGAGTGCAACTTCAAAAGCCCGCTCACACAACTCCAGACTGTTTGCCTGATCGGCAAATTTAATTCCGGTTGTCTTGGGGGCCATATCACTGATAATAAGGTCAAAAGGCCGCAACGGTTCCATTGCTTCCAATAATTCGGGAGCATCGGAAAAAACATCTGCCTGCAAAAAAGTAATATTTTCAGGAAAGCTATGTTTCGTCTCCTGAATATCGACACCAAGCACATGCCCGGTCTTACCAACCCGCTCTCCAGCAAACTGAGTCCACGACCCAGGAGCTGCTCCGAGGTCGAGAACGGTCTGGCCCGGCTTGAAAAGCTTGAACCGCTTGTCCATCTCCTTGAGCTTGTAGACGGATCGGGCGGCGTAGTTTTCCTTTTTGGCCCTTTTAAAGTACTTATCCTGATATTGTTTCATGGCAACGCTCCTTGATCGGCGTGGAGCGTTTCCCTACCCGAATATACCGAAAAAGCCAAGTGCAGTCACGTGACCAGACCTGTCAGAATCCGCATAATAAATGAGTTGGGCAACCTACAGACCCTTCCCGATGGCCCGAATCAATTCGAAGTAATCCCAGGTGCCAAAAATCTTATTTGCCTCGGTCTTGGTCCGGAACCAGCTGAAATTAAAAAATTATTCCCACAGTATACACACGCATACTTCATAGAATGCCCGACCATGCAATCGCAAATTCAATCATGGGACAAAAGGGTTCCATCCGGTTTTCTCCCATTAGACCCTCAACTTTTTACTCCAGAACTGGCGGCGCAGAGTACGATTATACGATATAGGCCAGGTCTCAAGGCCTTTCCGTCATTCTGGGCCCCTCTAACGGCACGGGTGGCTCTGGGCCATACGATCCTCACGCCTCAATCACAAATAGCCTGGCTCCCCTTCGCTGAAAACGATCTCCTGGTCAGAGAACTTCTCCATGCTTTGGAAGCCAGAGGGTATACTGTCCGCACCATCAATCAGGAGCACTTGGAACGCTCGCCAGGCACAGCTCTCCCCGCTTTCATGGAGCATGAGACTCCTGCGTTATTTCTTTCCGTCAACTTCAAGGGATTGGACCCCTTTGGGCTTGGCTTCAACATCCTGCGTGAAGCAGGTGTTAAAACAGGTATCTGGCTGGTGGATAATCCATTCAACATCCTCCCCTCAATAAAGTCCGGTTTTTGGAAAGAAGTCCCTCTTTTCGTCACGGATCACACTTTTATAACTCCCCTCAAAAGAGCCGGAGCATCAGAAGTCACTCATCTCCCCCTTGCGGCCTGTCCTGAATTATTCTCTCAGCCCGGCCCCCTGCCGGATCACGGCAACGACCTGGAAAACAAACTTGTTTTTGTCGGCCGTTCTGAATTCCCCAGAAAACAGAAATTTTTTGCAGGATTAAAACCACCCAAAGCCCAGATGGAACAGGCTGTCTCAATGCTCAGTCGTGGGGAGCGTCCTCACTTCCACTGGTGGCATAAGCAAATCCCATCCCGCCCCTGGCCGGGCAATGAGATTCGAACAGTAGGGATAGGCGCAGAAGTGACCGGGCAACGGTGGAAGCTCGACTGCCTCACGGCAGCCGGGGAAGAGACAGTCATTTTCGGTGACGATAAATGGCGTCAATACTCAGGGATAACAAACGACATTCGCCGATTTCTCGATTACTACGGAGCACTCCCCGCCGTGTACCACGCTGCAGGTGCGATACTCAACATCACGGGTATGCAACTCCCTGCCGGACTAACCCAGCGTCACTTTGATGTTTGGTGCGCTGGCGGCTTCCTCCTCACCGACGCCAACCCCGGTCTGACGATCTTTCCCGATTCGCTCACCACGCCCATTACATATAAGGTCACGGCAGATATCGGACCACTTTTCACTACCTTTCAAAAGAATGACTCCGATAAAATCACTTTACAAGACGCCTGGAAAAAAGAAATCCAAGAGCACCATACCTATCACAACAGACTTGAAACCCTCACTCAAGCTCTCGGGCTTCCCTGACTTTCCTGTAATAGATTCCGTCAAATAACTCTCCACACAATGAAAAAAGGTTGTGCCACTGCACAAAAAGGACTAATGATTTTCACTCCATTGGGGACGTAGCTCAGCTGGGAGAGCGCTGCCTTCGCAAGGCAGAAGTCGAGAGTTCAAATCTCTTCGTCTCCACCAAGAAAGACAAAGGGTTTCAAGTGATTACTTGAAACCCTTTTTTTATTTACCGCAATAAACACCACATTCCCACCACTTGCCCCCCTCATTTCAGACCCCAAAAGTCGACATCAGATAAAAAAAAGACAACTCTATTAACATGATCCTATTGGTGGATTATTTAGCAAACAGATGAAAATCAAGGGCAGAATCTCTCACTAGTTGGGATTCACCAATCCCGTGAAGATCACAAAGATCTTTGACATAATGAGGCCGACGCCGAACAGGACGACACTGTCGCATGATCACAACACATGTACAGACATCTACGCATCTAAGACGCCCTGTGAGTCGGCCGGACAGTCAGAAAGAGGACAAACTTTTAGCTACCCCTATTCATAATGACCTTGTGTAGAGAGTAACGGTTATGAGCAATCGCGCTCAGGCCAATAACACAAGGAGTCATCTTATGACTATTGAACTAGATGTTCGATTTAGATTTTCATCTGCTGGAAGACCGCTGACGAATGAAGTGTGCGTGAAACATGAAACCAGTTTCACTGAAACTGCGATCCAAATAGGATCCATGTTAATCCCGCTGTTGGCTAGCGCCATCAACATTTTTTTCGGAAGCTAACTCCTTCTGATTTTTTTTAACTGCTTCACTTGCTGGTGATTAATGCAAAAGCACAAATACCCGCTCTCTCAATCCCCCCTGTATAAACTGAGAACTAAAAAGAAACTTGCGCTTCTTTTAGGCCAATCTCTTGACGACTTACAAAAACTAGCCTCAAGTAACGACAACTACAAAGTATATACACTTTCTCCAAAGGGTAAGCTGGCCCACCCATACTTTTTAAAAAAAGAACGATTGGTTCAAGAAGTTCGACCACATCTAAAAAGTGTTCACGAACGAATTTTATCCCTATTAAAATGCGTAAAAACTTCTGATTATTTACACTCTGCGACTAAGGGAAAATCGCTACAAAACGAACGCGGAAACCCATCTCCCAAACAAAGCCGCCAATAAAGTAGATATTAAAAGTTTTTATGAATCGGTAACATTTGGCCGCATCTACCATTTTTTCAACAGCACGCTAAAGTGCAACGCAGATGTCGCACATCTTCTTACAAGATTATGTGCTTTCAAAAGGACTTTACCCACAGGGTCATGTATTAGCCCACTACTTTCATTCTGGACAAATGTTGGCATGTTTGACCAGCTTTCCACTTTTAGCAAATCACACAACCTTGCCATGACCTTATACGTCGACGACGTAACTTAGAAGTGGGTTCACTTTATCGGACCACTGAGCGGCGAATTTAAGGTGGACAGTTTTACGTGTTACGCCGCCTTGTGGGTCCATCCCAGAGGGGGTACCCCCTCTGGGATGGGACCGCTTTGATATATCTCCATCGGCTTGCGTCCGTCAAAGGTCTTATGAGGACGCCGATTATTGTAGAAGTTAAACCACCAGGCCAAGGCACTCCGCAGCTCACTTCCTGTCTCCAGTTCCCGCAAGTAGACACATTCGTATTTCAAAGACTTCCAGAGTCGTTCGATCATGACGTTATCCATCCAGCGTCCTCGGCCATCCATTGAAATGCGGATGCCAGCATCCCGCAGAGTCTTTGTGAATTCATAGCTGGTGAACTGGCTCCCCTGGTCTGTGTTGAATATCTCAGGTTCTCCATAACGGTTGATCGCATCCTCCAAAGCTACGACACAAAAGTCGGCCTCCATCGTATTCGACAAACGCCACGACAATACTGCCCGGCTATGCCAATCCATGATTGCCACGAGATACAAGAAGCCTCGTTTCATCGGAATGTAAGTAATGTCGGTACACCAAACTTGATTTGGCTTTGTGATCTTCATGTTCCGCAACAAATACGGATATATTTTGTGCTGTGGATGAGGATCACTCGTCCTCGGTTTTTGGTAAATCGCCATCAAGCCCATCTTGCGCATAAGTCGTCTCACACGACCACGGCCAACCAGATGCCCTTCATCCCGCAGAATGTTGCGCATCTGGCGTGAGCCGAAAAATGGTAGCTCCATGAACAACTCGTCGATGCGTTTCATCAACTCCAAGTTATACGATGATTCGCCAATCGGCTGATAATAGTATGTTGAGCGTTGCAGTTTGAGGATTCTGCATTGTCGCCGGACGCTGAGTTGTGGATGCTCTTTGTCGACGACTTCACGCCTTCGCTCGCAGCTCAGATTTTGGCGAAGGCTTGTTGCAAAAAATCCTTCTCGATCAGAAGTTGGCCGATCTTAGCGTGCAGATCCTTGATATGTGCATCGTCCATTTGCTGGCTCTTCTCTGCCTTGCCAGAAAATGACGCGACAATACCTTCTTTGGCTTGTCGTTTCCACGTGGATATCTGGTTGGTGTGAACTCCATACTTGCTGGCCAGCTCGGAAAGTGTGTGCTCGCCAGACAAAGCGTCGAGGGCTACACGGGCTTTGAATTCAGCAGTAAATCTTCTTCTCTTCTTGGACATCGAAAAGCCTCCTTCGGCTATCATATGTCCACCTTATACTGTGGTCCAGTTTCTTAGACCCACTTCTCTTTTTCTGGTCAAAAACTATCAAAAGAAACCAGCTTCAATATCGATAAGATTATCGCCAGCTATGGATACAAACCCCATAAACAGCGTCTTTACACAGGCAATAAAGCAAAAGTCATTACAGGACTTGCCTTGTGCAATAACAGGCTGGATATTCCCAACAAGCGGCGTGGAAAAATACGAGTCATGATTGAAGCAATAAACGCAGAAAAGAATGCAGATAAAAAAGAGAAGTTATGCAACTCTCTTGTAGGAATGACCTACGAAGCGGCCCAGTTCAACTTGGGATTCGCACGAAAGATAGCAAGGCAGATAAGGAAAAGATGCCCTGCACGCGACAACAGGTGTCTATATAAGCAAAGCCCCCTTTCGGGGGCTCAGACTGCTGACAAACCCTCGCCTTTTGGCGAGGGTTTTCTTATACTATTTTTATGCTGAAAACGCCTAAAGACCAACAAGTAAAGATGGAGTTTGTTTCGATCAATGACCTGGTCCCACAAAACCATCTTCTTCGAAAAATTGCCAAAGTCATAGACTTTTCCTTCATCCGCAAACGCACCAAGGAGCTGTACTGCGAAGACAATGGACGACCAGCCATTGACCCGGTAGTGCTCTTCAAAATGCTGTTTATTGGCTACCTGTTCGGAATCCGTAGCGAGCGACAACTCGTGAGAGAGATCGAGGTCAACATGGCTTATCGATGGTTCCTCGGATTTGGCTTGCAGGACAAGATTCCCAATGCCTCGACCCTCAGCCAGAACAGGCGGCGCAGGTTTAATGGAACCAGCGTTGCCCAAGACATTTTTGATGGGATCGTAGTTCAGGCCATGCACAAGAATCTTGTTGGTGGGCATACGCTTTACACCGACTCAACTCATCTCAAGGCCAATGCGAACAAGAATAAATACAAGGAAAAGCAGGTCAGTAAAAGCACAAAATCCTACCTCGGCGAACTCGATGAAGCCGTGGAGGAAGATCGACGTGAGCATGGTAAAAAGCCGCTAAAAGTACGATCTGTCGAGCCTGAAGAAAAGCAGATCAAGCAAAGTACGACCGACCCTGAAAGCGGTTATATGGTCCGAGAAGGTAAGCCCAAAGGCTTCTTTTATCTGGATCATCGCACGGTAGACAGCCGCTGCAACATTATCACCGACAGCCATGTGACCTCGGCGGCCTTGCACGATAGCGTGCCGTATCTGGAAAGGCTAGAAAGGCAGATTGATCGGTTCGATTTTTCAGTGAAAAACGTAGGACTTGATGCCGGATATTTCACACCACATATATGCAAGGCGCTGATAGAAAAAGATATTTATGGTGTCATTGGCTATCGTCGGCCACCTCGTCGCAAAGGAATGCTCCCCAAACGGCTGTACCAATATCAGCCTGAAACCGATTGTTATATCTGCCCAGAGGGTCAAAAACTTCACTATGTGACAACGAACCGAGAAGGGTATCGACAGTACGCTTCTTCGCCAGAACAGTGTCAATCCTGTCGACGACTTGGAGAATGTACGACGAGCAGAACTCACAAAAAGACAATCAGTCGGCATGTTTGGCAGAACCATAAAGACTTGATCGATCAGCACCGCCTCAGCGAGTATGGAAAGCGGGTTTACGTCCGGCGAAAAGAGACCGTTGAACGCAGCTTTGCCGATGCGAAAGAATTGCATGGGCATCGCTATGCCCGCTTCCGAGGCTTGTCTAAAGTGCAAGAGCAAAGTCTGCTTTCCTCCGCCTGCCAGAATATGAAGAAAATGGCTATGATGCTGGTTCCAATAGGCCTTTTGCATGCAATATTGTCATCATTTTTACGTCATTTCCGCTTGAGAGCCCTTTCAGGTGGTTCTTTCACGACAACAACCCAACAAAACAACCTTTTGGCGACGTGATAAAAAATCGAAGCATGAGAAAACCCCACTTTCAAAAAAAGTGGGGTTTGTCAGCGATCTGAGGGGCTTTCAGCCCCTCTTTAAATTTATAATGGTGCCCCTCGGCGGCAGGGGCGGTTCAGGCAGTCAAAAACCATTGTTACTGATTGTCAGGACGATGATCCAACACCCTTTGAGGGATTTCTGGAATCTTCTCCGAGCATATCGCCATAAGCTTTGTTTTGGCTGCCTCCCAAGTCTCTTCCGTGAAGAATAGCTGTGGAGGGGTTGATCGAGTGGTGCTGTCATACATGGTGATGACCTTCCCCTCCGAAAAGATCGGAAACATGTCGCCAAACCACTTGGCGCAGTGAGCATCAAGCTCAACACCTGCTTCTTGAGTCAACTGCACTTGGCATCCAACGACTCTACGCTCAAAGCTCTCTATATCAAACGCTAGCTCGACCATTACCGACTCCACTTTATCACATGAAATGACAAAAGGCTCCGGCTCGCCAGCCAGTGATAAATTTGCTGAGACCAGCATCAGCGCCAAAAACGGGACCAAACTTAGCAAGCTACTACTCTTCATATTCTATCCAATACTGCACCACGGTGTTATCAGCACCCTTTTGAACGATCTGAATACTCCAAAGCACAGGTGTATCGGTCAATGTGCTGAAGGTAAAGGAAACATCCTTGGTCAATGTATGACTCGACCGGATGCCATCAAGATTTGAATAGACTTCGACTCCAGAAGCCAATGCACCAGTAATGTGCTTGATCCTGACTTTGACAAGACCCAAACCAAAGAACTGTTGAACAGCATTGCCCTCATAGCCTTCGATAAATTCACTGAGATAGCGCTTTTGCGGAATGTGCTCATGCTGACGAATGTCACACTTACAATTGGGGTGAGGCGGTTCCGGCTTCTCCATAAACTTTTTCCCCGCCATGGCCTGGCATTTATCGCACGCCTTCGCCTTTGGCTGCACGGTCCAGTAAGTGGTTTTCCCATTACTCTCTGAAGGCTGCCTATATGGCGGATCTCCGGGGACTGGTCTATTCTTCTGAGTGTTACCACCTGATACTCCAACCATGTGTTTGGGCATCCCGTAAACGAGCTGATCGTCACCGATATGCTGTGCCCACTGCTTCTTCATAACTGTCTCCTTTTGGGGTTTGGCCATACCTCCGAAATGAAGGATTGGAGCTACCCTGTTATATTTGCGAAAAAGCGTAACATGGATTTTCGACTCACAATCCCCCGAAACGCGTCAAGGTCGGCCAAATGTATTCTCATGTCGGCAAAAAACATGCTCATGCTGGTGAAAAACATGTTTCGTTCAACCGATTGTACTTGACAGCTTTTTAAGCCCCGCAAATCAACCGCCCGACCTGCCATCGAAACGGGCAGCCTGGGAGTATCCCCAGACTGCCTTGATTTTACTTATTCAAAGAACTGACCGTTGCTGATGCTCACATTGGAACTTGCAGCAGGAGCGGCCTTTTCATTGGTTATGGTGATGAGACGATCTCCTCCTCTCTGTTGGTTCACTTTAATCCCAGAGCTTCGAAGAAAGCCCTTGCAGCGTGTCAGTCGTTTTCCGAGCGAACTTGGCGTTTGGGGCCAGAGCTTCAGCCGGGTGATACGTTCATCAACGACACCTTCCAGTGCCTTCTGCAGAGTAGCTGTATTTCCTTCCCAAGCAAAAGTATCTGACATGAGCGTAATGATCGCGTTGGCGACATGATCTGATTCCAGAGCACGTTCGATGGATTCGTCCTGATTGTTTCCGTAGGCTTCGAGGAACTCTCCCTTGTCCCAGTGAGGCATAGCCTCTTCAGCCGCCACACACCAATGGGTGAAGTCCGCCATTCTTGGCGGGTTTTCGACTTGGACGCTCTGTCTGTTCTTCAGGGCGCACATGACGCCATCGCACAAACCGCCAAGAATCTTGGGAGCGGCTGTATCGAAAACGAAAGACAGTTGGGATTCTGTCATCCTGTGTCTCGGCCTGATTACCGGCAGCGTTACCCGAAGGCTCCGATCTGCCAAATCGTGACGGTCTGCGACCTGATCAATCCCGTTGAGGACGATGGGACGCATGATCGTAAACAGGGCCTCTTTATCGTTGGTGAACAACTTCCGGGCAGAGAAACTACCGCCTGTAGCCATGCGGCACAGGGCATCCGACAGCCAAGCCGGCACCCCAGAGAGGTTGTCCAGAGTCACAATCCAGGAGTTGTTCGCGGAGATGACTAGGTTTTATCGACATTCACTGAATCCACATTGTGATGGCAGCCAAGGCGATCAAACTACTGTAGTTTGAAGATTCCCTTTCATAACACTTTGCAATCCCTACGAATTATCTAAAGGAATCGAATGTGCGTTCAATGGCATTACGTAACTTATATTGTTTACGATCATATGACCTTTGATACTTTCTGTGCTTCCGGGAAGGAATTACCCGCTTCGCCGAGATCGTCTTTGCCTACGATGAGGGACCGCCCAAGGCGAAATGGGTCTACAAACTATTGTAAACGAAAAGGAGAGACATGGCTGCTCCCCTCTTTTCAAATTTGACTGGTTTCCTGATAAGTGAGGGCAACAACGGGTGGTTAATCCCTTACGAAAATCAGTCCGCCAGATGGCGATGCCGCCCAGCACTCACCATAACAAATCGATACGCCCGAGACTTTTGCCTCGGGCGTATCGATGAATCTAAAGGAAAGGGTAAGACAGGAGGATCAATGCCGCAAACGCACCAATGATGATACATATGATCCCGTTGATAAGCTTCTCACGCGGGTTCAGGCCCTCATCTTTGTTGAACCACCGTTTCCATGAAAACGGGCGAAGGTCTGTATGCCGAGAGTAATACCACTCTCGTATGAAGACGACTCCACCAACAGAGCAAACAATGCTTGCAATAATCCAAAAGATGATACCTGCTATCACTTTTTCCTCTTCCCGTTTTCCAGGGCGTTACTCAGCCAAGAATCGCTGTATTCACTGCCAACGATTGAGCCGACAACACCTCCAAGGTCACTTGCATCTTTCAACGGCTTGGGAGGTATGTTTTTGGGCGGTGTAATTCTGCCAAAGTTTTTGCCGACAGCCTTGCCTACTTTTCCGATTGCACCACCGACAGCACCACTTACTCCAGATGCAGCGACTTTCCCGACATCATCGACTTTGCCTTTCTTGATATACTGGCTCCCGGCTTCATTCAAGACAGCTGCACCGCCACCAAACAGAAGGGTTGAACCAATACCTCCGCCCATGGTGCTTACCGCGCCGGTTGCAGCGCCCAAGCCGACTGATTTGGCATAGTCCCCTGTGCCCATCTTGCCGCTTCTCCAATCATCCCAATTGTCGTAGGCATTGGAGCCTGCGCCAATCGCGGCCCCTGCAACCGGAACCCAAGTGAACAACCCCATGGGGTCATGCATGTTGACCGGATCATCCAAACAATAGCCATACCAATCAGGATCGCCGCCCTTGTTCCCGATGGGATCGGGCGCGGTCCACCTGCCGGTGAAGGTGTCGTAATCACACCAGCCGAAGCGGACGAAACCCAAATCTCGGTCGTGCAGGCCGCCCGCAAAGCCAATGGGCACGCGCAGGCCGGGATTGGTGTCCTCAATGATCCCGCCGAAGGGAGCGTACCGGACTTCCTTTATCACGTTGCCGCCAGCGTCGGCAACCACGCGCAGGAAACCTACCTGATCGTAGTGCAGGGTAAATACGGCCCCGTCTTCGCGCCGCATAGCCGATGGAAGGCGTGCGTTATCGCCATACCAGAACTCGTACCCCATGCGCCCGTCGTGGAACGCGCCGAGCCGGACGAAGTCGAGCCATTGGTAAGCCTCGACGAGTTGGCCGTTGAGATATTTGGCGGCCCGCCGGCCCTGCTCGTCATGGCGAAAGGTGTAGACGCAGTTCTGGCCCTCCACCTCCATTTTGAGCAGCCGGTAGTCCGGTGCGTACTTGTACAGATGGTACGTACCGCCTGTTCGACCAGATGGAACGGAACCCGTTGTCGTCGTGGGTGTACCCGTTGTTGCCCGCGCTCATCAGCCGGTTGTCCAGGGTGTGGCGATAATCGCGATAGCCGGCACCCCAGAGAGGTTGTCCAGAGTCACGATCCAGGAGTTGTTCGCGGAGATGACTAGGTTTTATCGACATTCACTGAATCCACATTGTGATGGCAGCCAACGCGATCAAGCTACTGTAGTTTGAAGATTTCCTTTCATAACACGTTGCAATCCTTCTGAATTGTCTAAAGAAGCCGAATGTGCGTTCAATGGCATTACGTAACTTATATTGTTTACGATCATATGACCTTTGATACTTTCTGTGCTTCCGGGGAGGAATTACCGCTTCGCCACCTGTCTTTTTTACGGCATCCAAGACTTGTTGGGAATCGTAGCCTTTGTCGGCGAGCATGTATTGGCATTCGAGACCACGAAAGAGTTATGAGCCTTGAGTGCAATCATTACAGTGTCCTTGCGAGAGATGGAAACGAATCGGCTTTGCTTCCCCATCGGTACACAGATGAATTTTGGTTGCCAGCCCACCTCTGGATCGCCCCTCGGTCGCAGACGAGTCCCCCCTTTTCCGGTAATGGCCTGTTGATGAGCGAGGACGATACTACTGCCTATAACACTGTTTTTATTGTGTTTATATTTAACAAGTGACGCAAAGACTTGTTCCCATACTCCTTTTACGGCCCATCGGGCTCCGCTCCATAACACCCGCAAGACACAGTTAATGAATGTTCGATTATCTGCTCCAGATCGCCCCGGATCACCTGCCTTGCCTGGAACAATCGGTCCTAAAACGGCCCACTGACTTTCGGTTAATTCGCATCTTCTGTTCATTTCCAGACTTTATCTAGTAAATTGATAAATATCGATACGCCCTAAAGCAACTGCTTCCCAAAGGCGCAACTCATGGAATGTGTGTGGAAACGTTTTTCCCTCTTCTCTGCGGATATCCTGTTCAGAAACATTGTGAAAATGAATTGCACCGTCAGCCTCAATGATGGGGTTTCTTTGGAGTGCTCCCACTCCTTGAAGTCCTTGTACTGTGATGATAGACTCCTTTATGAGTCAAGAATTAATGGACAACGACTGCACTCTGAGAAAATAAACACTTAACAGGTTGGGAAACATGGCAAAATTTAAAGTTTTCATTACACGACGCATCCCGCAGGAAGGCATTGATCTGCTTGAAACAGTGGCCGATGTCGAAATCAACCCGGAAGACGCTCCACTGCCACGCCCCCTGTTGCTTGAAAAAGCTGCTGAATGCGATGCCATGATTGGTGTATTAACAGACAGAATTAATGGCGAATTCTTTGATGCCGCGAAAAATCTCAAGGGATATGCGAACTATGCAGTCGGCTATGACAATATTGATGTCAATGAGGCCACAAGGCGTCAAATTCCCGTGTCCAATACACCCGGCGTGCTAACCACTGCCACAGCAGAATGCGCCTGGGCA comes from the Pseudodesulfovibrio piezophilus C1TLV30 genome and includes:
- a CDS encoding RlmE family RNA methyltransferase — translated: MKQYQDKYFKRAKKENYAARSVYKLKEMDKRFKLFKPGQTVLDLGAAPGSWTQFAGERVGKTGHVLGVDIQETKHSFPENITFLQADVFSDAPELLEAMEPLRPFDLIISDMAPKTTGIKFADQANSLELCERAFEVALKYLKTGGHFTVKIFESGDTKDFRDALRPYFGKIKNFKPYSSRSESKEIFIVALGFKGADG
- a CDS encoding glycosyltransferase family protein, coding for MQSQIQSWDKRVPSGFLPLDPQLFTPELAAQSTIIRYRPGLKAFPSFWAPLTARVALGHTILTPQSQIAWLPFAENDLLVRELLHALEARGYTVRTINQEHLERSPGTALPAFMEHETPALFLSVNFKGLDPFGLGFNILREAGVKTGIWLVDNPFNILPSIKSGFWKEVPLFVTDHTFITPLKRAGASEVTHLPLAACPELFSQPGPLPDHGNDLENKLVFVGRSEFPRKQKFFAGLKPPKAQMEQAVSMLSRGERPHFHWWHKQIPSRPWPGNEIRTVGIGAEVTGQRWKLDCLTAAGEETVIFGDDKWRQYSGITNDIRRFLDYYGALPAVYHAAGAILNITGMQLPAGLTQRHFDVWCAGGFLLTDANPGLTIFPDSLTTPITYKVTADIGPLFTTFQKNDSDKITLQDAWKKEIQEHHTYHNRLETLTQALGLP
- a CDS encoding IS3 family transposase (programmed frameshift), with amino-acid sequence MSKKRRRFTAEFKARVALDALSGEHTLSELASKYGVHTNQISTWKRQAKEGIVASFSGKAEKSQQMDDAHIKDLHAKIGQLLIEKDFLQQAFQNLSCERRREVVDKEHPQLSVRRQCRILKLQRSTYYYQPIGESSYNLELMKRIDELFMELPFFGSRQMRNILRDEGHLVGRGRVRRLMRKMGLMAIYQKPRTSDPHPQHKIYPYLLRNMKITKPNQVWCTDITYIPMKRGFLYLVAIMDWHSRAVLSWRLSNTMEADFCVVALEDAINRYGEPEIFNTDQGSQFTSYEFTKTLRDAGIRISMDGRGRWMDNVMIERLWKSLKYECVYLRELETGSELRSALAWWFNFYNNRRPHKTFDGRKPMEIYQSGPIPEGVPPLGWTHKAA
- a CDS encoding IS1182 family transposase — translated: MLKTPKDQQVKMEFVSINDLVPQNHLLRKIAKVIDFSFIRKRTKELYCEDNGRPAIDPVVLFKMLFIGYLFGIRSERQLVREIEVNMAYRWFLGFGLQDKIPNASTLSQNRRRRFNGTSVAQDIFDGIVVQAMHKNLVGGHTLYTDSTHLKANANKNKYKEKQVSKSTKSYLGELDEAVEEDRREHGKKPLKVRSVEPEEKQIKQSTTDPESGYMVREGKPKGFFYLDHRTVDSRCNIITDSHVTSAALHDSVPYLERLERQIDRFDFSVKNVGLDAGYFTPHICKALIEKDIYGVIGYRRPPRRKGMLPKRLYQYQPETDCYICPEGQKLHYVTTNREGYRQYASSPEQCQSCRRLGECTTSRTHKKTISRHVWQNHKDLIDQHRLSEYGKRVYVRRKETVERSFADAKELHGHRYARFRGLSKVQEQSLLSSACQNMKKMAMMLVPIGLLHAILSSFLRHFRLRALSGGSFTTTTQQNNLLAT
- a CDS encoding RHS repeat domain-containing protein yields the protein MEVEGQNCVYTFRHDEQGRRAAKYLNGQLVEAYQWLDFVRLGAFHDGRMGYEFWYGDNARLPSAMRREDGAVFTLHYDQVGFLRVVADAGGNVIKEVRYAPFGGIIEDTNPGLRVPIGFAGGLHDRDLGFVRFGWCDYDTFTGRWTAPDPIGNKGGDPDWYGYCLDDPVNMHDPMGLFTWVPVAGAAIGAGSNAYDNWDDWRSGKMGTGDYAKSVGLGAATGAVSTMGGGIGSTLLFGGGAAVLNEAGSQYIKKGKVDDVGKVAASGVSGAVGGAIGKVGKAVGKNFGRITPPKNIPPKPLKDASDLGGVVGSIVGSEYSDSWLSNALENGKRKK